The genomic segment AACCAAATCCCCATTGCCCTCTAAGTGGTCTCttagcaacaacaaaaacatcaaTCTCTTTCCTCCCCATCTTTCATCTTCTTGTTTTTCCTAGATAACTGTTGCTGTTTCATCCTCATTATTGGGACATAAGCATGTTGTAGTTCTGATCCCCAAGGGAAAGCAGCTGGAGCTGAGAATTGAGATTGAGGAAAATGTGTTTGGATGAACATGCAGCTTATTAAGAGTAAATTTACTTTGGCGAATATATTTTGGAGTCTTCCATGATGTTAAAATTGGAAACTTGTGTTGTATGCATACATTTTGTTTAGATGTGCCACTATTTAGTTTTGTTAATTGGTTCTTATCATTCACAAGTATGTCCTCATAGCACAGGGGATACAGACACAATCTGATATATTTTTTCAAGGCTCCATAATGTGTGTTTATCAATGTTCAAGAATACTTTTAAATGTCCTTGGTTTTCATGGCCAGACTGGCTAAACATAGCCTATGAATCCAAAAGACAATTTTAGTGTATTTTCTTTGGTAGAATGTGAGACGGTTCGAATGAGACGTTTTTACGCAATAGTGACtaattacattatttataaAGGATTGTGCAGCGAATGAAGCCGGATAAGGAACCACTGTTGGCCACTGAGGGTATGTGATAAGAGCAATATATCAATACAGTGCTCATTCTATTCGGCAGGAACTgcgctgcagacagacagagagagacgcacacatttTTGAAGTGAGACAAAGCAGTATTATTTTTAAAACAACCTTGATAAACCCTAAAATGCTAATTGAATTGGTCCAAATCCAATTCACTTACCATTCTTAAAACGTGTGTCCTGCATGATTTAAATAATACTGGATTAGCCTACGGATTCTAATTTTATTCTGGTCCAATTGTTTTGGACTGTTTGTTTACAAATCAACCATGTTTCACAATTGGAGTACTTGAAACATttacatgaaaatataaatcagAACAAGCGAATCTACTAATCATTACTCTAAATCCCACTGTTATCGTGTTTCAAAGAGACGGGCACGTCACGTATTGTGGAGCCGCGATGGtcaggtttttttttctattttcttcgCTTTAGCTGAGATCATAGTTATGTAGAAGGTGCGAAGTAGAGTGTGGCCGAGCCCTGTCAACGCCAACTTAAGTGAAATAAGAGAGGGTGGGAGCGGTGTGGAGTACTCCTGGAGATGGATTAGGCTGCCCTCAGAGGCTATGAAGTGTTTGATTCAAGTCCCCCCGTGAGAGGGTTTGGGTCTCCTTCTcacgtgcgcgcgcgtgtgtgtgagcctgtttgcgcgcgcatgtgtgtgtgtgtgtgtgtgtgtgtgtgtgtgtgtgtgtgtgtgtgtgtgtgcgtgtgtgtgtgtgtgtgtgtgtgtgtgtgtgtgtgtgtgtgtgtgtgtgtgtgtgtgtgtgtgagagagagggggctgggTAATTCGGCACTTGAGTGCGCAGACCTAACACTTGAAAAGTGAAAAGACTCGCTGGAGGTAGAGATTCAACCCAAGTTAGGTGATAAATTAGTTATCATCCGATCCAACGTGGGTTGAATCTCTACCTCCAACAAGTGATAAACATGCATGATTTACAAGGCCcctccacccaaaatccacgtTAGAAAACAAAGCAGGGTAACGGACCTCTAACACAAAGTTAGACTATACAGTTGATACAGGCAACTCAGAAGTTGCGTGCATCGTCTCTGCACTGTGGTGGGTGGGTGAAGGGATTAGGTTGCTTTATAGCCTGCCAACTATAGGGACTTTTGCCATGCCTGGCTCCTCCtcttgtgggggtgggggtgggggtataATGGGAGGGGTCTGGTAGTAGCCTATATGTGAGCCCCCACCCTACtgctcacagtcacacacctaTTGCTCTCAGCCCTGCTCACGTGTGGGCCAGGTTACCAAGAAACACATTGGAAGATTATGGACTATAACAAAATGGAATATTACGATGAGGTAAAGTTTAATTGATGTTTTTGATtgatttgcatttttttttatttgttttgctcGTTTGTTTCTAACGCGTATTATATCCCAATGGCCCATGATTCTAATCGGCCTTATCTTGTCCGATCATATACATTTAAACGTTTTGTTGCAAATACTGAAAGTAAACGTTGTGTAGTTTGTGTAAGCCGAGAGCATgggtggtgtatttgtgtgcccCGTTTAGTCCTGATAACGCGGTAATTAACACGTTTTGACGAGATAAGAGTTGATTGGTCCTAGCCTGACGGCGGCCAGGTTTACAGTGTTTTTTAATCTATGTGTTAGGTTTAAATTTTAATACGATGTTTctttttgcttgtttgtttcagCATTTTGTGTTGAATAACACCTCGGAAGAGTCGGGGGACTCGGACTTTGAAATGGACGTCTTTATGTTGCCGTGTGTCAGGGAGCTCAGCAACAACTTCCACCGAATATTCATCCCCATCGTATATGGGATTATATTCTTCCTGGGGGTCGTTGGCAACGGACTGGTCGTGCTCGTCATGGGCTaccaaaaaaagataaaaacgaTGACGGACAAATACCGGCTTCACCTCTCCGTGGCCGATCTGCTGCTCGTCCTCACGCTGCCCTTCTGGGCCGTGGACGCAGCCAGCAACTGGTACTTCGgcaagttcctctgcgtctccgTCCACGTGATCTACACCCTCAACGTGTACAGCAGCGTGCTGATCCTGGCCTTCATCAGCCTGGACAGGTACCTGGCCGTGGTGCGCGCCACCAACAGCCAGGCCATGAGAAAACTGCTGGCCGACAAGGTGATCTACGTGGGGGTCTGGCTCCCGGCCCTACTGCTCACCGTGCCCGACCTGGTGTTCGCCCAGGTGCGGGAGAGCGTAGACAGCGGCATGCGCTTCAACAACGGAGCAGACACCAGGGAGGCGATGGACTCCAGGCTGATCTGCGAGCGCATTTATCCCCAGGCGTACAGCAACATTTGGATGGCAGTGTTCCGCTTTCAGCACATCCTGGTGGGCTTCGTGCTGCCGGGTCTGGTCATCTTCACCTGCTACTGCATTATCATCATGAAGTTGTCCCAGGGATCCAAGGGGCAGGTGCTGAAGAGGAAAGCCCTGAAGACCACCGTCATCCTGATCCTGTGCTTCTTCTGCTGCTGGCTGCCCTACTGCTTGGGTATCTTCGTGGACACCCTGATCCAGCTGGAAGTGCTGTCCTCCGGCTGTATGCTGGACCACTGGGTGCAGAATTGGATGTCCATCACAGAGGCACTGGCCTACTTCCACTGCTGCCTGAACCCCATCCTGTACGCCTTCCTGGGGGTGAAGTTCAAGAAGTCTGCGAAGAACGCACTGACAAACGGCAGTAAGTCCAGTCAGAAGAACCTCATGACTAAGAAGAGGGGACCCATCTCTTCGGTGTCCGAGTCGGAGTCTTCGAGTGTTCTGTCCAGTTAATAAACATTCTTTAGTACAAGTACCTGTACTTGTTACTCTCAGGAGACGTCCCAAAAAACTAAGCTTTTATATCGACGGACTAACTACGAGTTGTatatgtttgtaaaaaaaacttGTTTATTCTTTACTGAAATACTGGAGCTATTCTTGTCTCTTAcgaggttgttgtttttttttactttctttactttttttatcATCGGGCAGTGCCTGATTCGTTCCATTTGTCATGTCTCTTGATTTGCGAAGCTGACTTTTCCagctgtttttgtatttttcttacCTCTAATAGGGGAAGCATTCAAAcccttttgttgttgttctagGAGTGGTTGATGCTTAAAAAATGTGTGTAAATTGTGTAAATATATCtgagcatttgtgtgtttgcacttAAGATTTGTGGTGTTATCTAAAAGCTATTATTTATTTCGGTTGCTCACACTGGAAAAATATGCCTGCTGCTTATTTTTTATCTGTACCAAAAGCGAAACCTCATTtcaaattgtgtgtttgttgggttgTTTTTACAATAAAATATCCTCCCGCCCCTATAACGAGTATGTGTGTGGTTTACATTTCTACCCAGCCATCTCCCCTTGCAACCCCATCTCCCCTTGCAGCCTCC from the Gadus macrocephalus chromosome 20, ASM3116895v1 genome contains:
- the LOC132448480 gene encoding C-X-C chemokine receptor type 4-like, with the protein product MDYNKMEYYDEHFVLNNTSEESGDSDFEMDVFMLPCVRELSNNFHRIFIPIVYGIIFFLGVVGNGLVVLVMGYQKKIKTMTDKYRLHLSVADLLLVLTLPFWAVDAASNWYFGKFLCVSVHVIYTLNVYSSVLILAFISLDRYLAVVRATNSQAMRKLLADKVIYVGVWLPALLLTVPDLVFAQVRESVDSGMRFNNGADTREAMDSRLICERIYPQAYSNIWMAVFRFQHILVGFVLPGLVIFTCYCIIIMKLSQGSKGQVLKRKALKTTVILILCFFCCWLPYCLGIFVDTLIQLEVLSSGCMLDHWVQNWMSITEALAYFHCCLNPILYAFLGVKFKKSAKNALTNGSKSSQKNLMTKKRGPISSVSESESSSVLSS